The DNA region GCCATAAATGTCAAAACACTTCCAGAGTAAGGaatcttagaaaagaaatccaATATTCCAATTCATATCCTCGCTGTCTTTGTGAATTTGGCAGTTGCCTATTGCGTTGTGGACAGTGCGCGTTTacccaattaattaatcatttccCCCCTTTCCCTTCCCCCATTTCATCGCCAGCAGCAACCAATTCTAATCAAATTCAAATTGGTATTAGCTGCTCTTAATCACCTTCGTTTCCGGAAACCATGGCTTCTCGCCGCCGTATGCTTCTCAAGGTCATCATCCTCGGCGATAGCGGgtaatttttgtttcaattttttcattttcgATTATTGAAAAGTTTTCTCCCGATTTTGTTTTGCTTATTGTGCTAGACAAAATCTGCGCCGGCTATATTGGTTTATGAGTTTGATTTGTTCCGGTCAAGCTTAATCAAGGATTGTATAGATTTCAGATTGGTTAACATCTAGCAGTTCATAAATCAAACAAACCGATTTGTAACTATACTGGATTAATATTGGATCAGAGGAAGAGAACATGCTACAAAACAATCAAATAGATGCTTTATTTAGCAATGAATAGATTTTGAGTATTGTTGTAATCTTAGATGAATCCAAATTGTCTGTTTTGTCTGTCAACTGTCTAGTAGTAGAAAGTTGGAAAAAATTTGTCTGTCACTACTATATTTGGAGATAGTCTAAGAGGGCGGAATCATAGGTTGATTTGAGTGGGGAGGTTAATTAACTCAATCGTCTTGAAAAGATGAGTATTAGATATCAGAGATGAAATGCTTGAGTAACTGAAATACTCATCATTTAATAATACCACAGGGCATGATTGTGTGGGCTACCCCTAGCCTCCAACTACGTATACCCCTGAATCTAACTGAATTGTGCCTGGATGTGTAAATATTGATGTTAGTAACTATATGAGTTCATTAGTTTTGCTTTTTGGTTTATAACTAACTTTGAATTGGTCTCATTTGAATGTTTGGCAGGGTTGGGAAGACGTCATTGATGAACCAGTATGCTTAGATTTGTGCAACTTTAATTTATGAGTTTCAAACTTCTATTTATAGTTCTTCTAATATGTGTCCTTTATGCAATTGCTTTATAGGTATGTGAACCGTAAGTTTAGCAATCAATACAAAGCCACAATTGGAGCTGATTTCTTGACAAAAGAGGTTCAATTTGAAGATAGGTTGTACACATTGCAGGTTAGactcaaaaaatttgaaaaatctaTTGAGCTTACCATTTATTTTTGTCAGTGGAAGTTTATTTGCCACTGATTTATGTTGAATCTCTATTTAACTTGTGATCATAGTAACACATAATTTCTATCAGCTCATAAGTTTCCACTGTTGGCTATGCATAATGTCAATATATGATTCTTAAACTTCAACTTATTCTGTTGATGGGAGGCTAGGATACAAATATCCTCTCTTATAGCATGTATTTTTTTGATTAATCACTGTATGATTAGTTTTGTTGAATGGTATTTAGTGCCATTGGTGCTTTCTATAACGATCAGTAATTGTCAAGTTTAATGGACTAATGGTAGTATAGTGTAGTGTTTGAATTAGGAAATACATACATTTGACATCATGATCACATCAAAGTTTAAATGATCACTGTGTGGTCTGACTATGCACTTGATCCCTGGACCTTGAAGTGCAAGTTAATGCAAATTTCATATCTTGCATCTGATAATTGTCCAACAAGCCATCAGCCATTTTAAGCACTCAATAATTAGTGAGCTATAATATTCATAAGTATTGAGTTTGtttaatgaatatttttgtatttcttTATCCTGTATTGTTagcatatgtttttttttttttttttcttgtacaCTTTATCTTTTTATCCTGGAAGAGTAACACTTTTGATTTGTTTCCATGTTTTTTCTATTGGGAActtatgactttttttgttGAAGATTAGAAACATGTACCTAAGGAGTGCTTGAAATAATCTGAACGGCTTATCATTTGGAGTTTTCTATGTTTCATCAGATATGGGATACAGCTGGGCAGGAAAGGTTTCAGAGCCTAGGTGTTGCATTTTATCGAGGAGCAGATTGTTGTGTTCTAGTGTATGATGTCAATGTCATGAAATCTTTTGAGAATCTTAACAATTGGAGGGAAGAATTTCTAATCCAGGTGACTTTTGATCTGTCAAATTGTAAATTACTGAAGTTTCACTTCACATTTTCTGCAATCAATAGATGATAAAGTATCTTTTTCATTTAATGTTCAGGCCAGTCCCTCTGATCCTGAGAACTTCCCATTTGTTGTTTTGGGGAATAAGGTAGATGTTGATGGTGGCAATAGTCGGGTGGTAAGTTTCTTTTCCTCATCGAAAAATTCTCTTTTAGATTGATTATGCTTTTTTGTTTTGCTACGTGTTCCCTcctgtttcttgctaaaaaaTTGACTGTTTGGTATTCAGGTTTCTGAGAAGAAAGCCAAGGCATGGTGTGCTTCTAAGGGAAATATACCTTACTTTGAAACATCTGCAAAGGAAGGATTCAACGTGGATGCAGCTTTTGAATGCATAGCCAAAAATGCTCTCAAGAATGAACCTGAAGAAGAAATGTAAGTACtccatatatcaatataatgcATTTACTAATCATGTGATCCTGAGACTCCTCTCCATCAGTCTTTGTTCATCTTTTCCATCTTTGAAGggtaaaatataaagtaaaaaaaaaataaaaaattctgaTGATAAACTATAATGCATACTTTTGATCTACCTAGTTACACTTGTCCATAATTGCTTCTCCCAGACTTGACGGAAGATCTATAATTACACAATTACActtctaacaaaaaaaatgtgttaagCATGTTTCCCATACGATTTGCTAAGACTGTTTTTCCTTTGATATTCCACCGAATGTGATTAACACCATGCTAATTTTGGTCACGTGTTTGTTATGCCGCAGATATCTCCCAGACACCATTGATGTTGCGGGTGGGCATCAACAAAGATCAACAGGATGTGAGTGTTGAAGTGCTTTCTCAATTCAGTGTCTGTTTTCGGTCTGGAACGAATTCAGTAATTCAATTTGATTATATGCTGTTAATTGTAACCCATGTCTAGTGTGTATGGTTGTGTAGTTTTAAGATTCTGGATTATCTCCAAGTGTAATTCAGGGGGTCACTATTATTGGGATTCTTTTTTCTTCACTTGACGAATTAAGGTGGTGTCTTTATGaaaactacatttttttttcaatgcgTATTTCATTTTAGgcaattatatcatggaccgggtctaaataaaaattagagaagatgtaattttagtccctcaattattctTTGCTAGTTGTTTTAGTCGTTAACTTTTTACTGTTGTAATATACACTCCTAACTCTTCAAAAAGATTGTAGTTTGAACCCCTGGAGCAATAAAACCTATTAAAATCTACTAAAATTTTACTTAGCACATTTGtattttagtactttttaatatttcttttttaattactccgtataatctTGTTTAGTCTCAATATTTCAtttgcaaaataaataatatgattt from Ipomoea triloba cultivar NCNSP0323 chromosome 6, ASM357664v1 includes:
- the LOC116023255 gene encoding ras-related protein Rab7, whose product is MASRRRMLLKVIILGDSGVGKTSLMNQYVNRKFSNQYKATIGADFLTKEVQFEDRLYTLQIWDTAGQERFQSLGVAFYRGADCCVLVYDVNVMKSFENLNNWREEFLIQASPSDPENFPFVVLGNKVDVDGGNSRVVSEKKAKAWCASKGNIPYFETSAKEGFNVDAAFECIAKNALKNEPEEEIYLPDTIDVAGGHQQRSTGCEC